The Punica granatum isolate Tunisia-2019 unplaced genomic scaffold, ASM765513v2 Contig00403, whole genome shotgun sequence genome includes a window with the following:
- the LOC116190233 gene encoding UDP-glycosyltransferase 13-like, producing the protein MFATASPALQRAKAILMNTFEEFEKSTLTVLNHDRIIEGLPPLLPIISLVDEYDDHDEETKSENVRELLGDSVWHENGRRGMVMKSWVDQDEVLASSSIGGFVSHCGWNSVTEAMWAGVPVLAWPHRGDQRVNAQVVEESGLGVWMKEWGMGTRSGLVNGEEIGEKIGEFMRDENLRERLGKSGKRLGRPLMLAEAPMRRSPKCSRVFSFRKLDGAKHL; encoded by the exons ATGTTTGCCACAGCTTCCCCGGCACTCCAACGAGCTAAAGCAATCTTGATGAACACCTTTGAAGAGTTTGAGAAGTCAACTCTAACCGTCCTGAATCACGACAGGATCATCGAAGGCTTGCCCCCACTACTGCCGATC ATATCATTGGTTGATGAATATGATGACCACGACGAGGAGACCAAATCAGAGAATGTCAGGGAACTGTTGGGAGACTCAGTTTGGCATGAGAATGGAAGAAGGGGAATGGTGATGAAAAGTTGGGTGGACCAGGACGAGGTTCTAGCCAGCTCGTCGATCGGGGGGTTTGTGTCGCACTGCGGGTGGAACTCGGTGACGGAGGCCATGTGGGCCGGAGTGCCAGTGCTTGCATGGCCTCATAGGGGGGACCAAAGAGTAAATGCACAGGTCGTGGAGGAGTCCGGTCTCGGGGTTTGGATGAAGGAGTGGGGGATGGGGACCCGGAGTGGTTTAGTAAATGGGGAAGAGATCGGGGAGAAGATCGGAGAGTTCATGAGGGATGAGAACTTGAGGGAAAGGCTAGGAAAATCGGGGAAGAGGCTCGGAAGGCCGTTGATGCTGGCGGAAGCTCCCATGAGACGATCACCAAAGTGCTCAAGAGTCTTTAGTTTTCGAAAATTAGATGGGGCTAAACATCTATAA
- the LOC116190239 gene encoding probable mitochondrial saccharopine dehydrogenase-like oxidoreductase At5g39410 isoform X1 has protein sequence MAESPVSFDMIILGASGFTGKYVVREALKFLNAPSSPLKSLALAGRSPAKLTGALEWAARPGPPPPGIAILTAEVTDPESLRRLCSQTKLILDCVGPFRLYGEPVVAACVETGCDYLDICGEPEFMEQMEAKYHEKAVQTSSLVISACGFDSVPAELGLMFNSRQWGEPAVVNRVEAYLSLESDKKIVGNFGTFESAVLGVANVDKLQELRRSRPRRARPVLQIPGPPPPKGPTIEHQQKIGLWAVKLPSADSVVVRRTLSILIENPQGLPGAKESSEHRNRRKDFWSTVKPAHFGVKIGVKSLLGILRISTVGIFIGILGRTAFGRWLLLKFPSVFSLGWFRKAGPSEDEVSSASFKMWFMVKDTAIETLLQRVTENLTRR, from the exons ATGGCGGAATCCCCTGTCTCGTTCGACATGATAATACTCGGAGCCTCCGGTTTCACGGGCAAATACGTGGTGAGGGAGGCCCTCAAGTTCCTCAACGCCCCTTCCTCCCCTCTCAAGTCCCTCGCCTTGGCGGGTCGCAGCCCCGCGAAGCTGACCGGTGCCCTTGAGTGGGCAGCCCGCCCCGGCCCTCCTCCGCCGGGGATAGCCATCCTGACGGCCGAGGTCACTGACCCCGAATCCCTCCGCCGGCTCTGCTCCCAGACGAAGCTTATCCTCGACTGCGTCGGCCCATTTCGGCTCTACGGTGAGCCGGTCGTTGCTGCCTGCGTCGAGACGGG CTGTGATTACTTGGATATATGTGGGGAGCCTGAATTCATGGAGCAAATGGAGGCAAAGTACCACGAAAAGGCAGTCCAGACCAGTTCTCTGGTTATTTCAGCCTGTGGTTTTGATTCAGTTCCAGCAGAATTAGGCTTGATGTTCAACTCAAGGCAGTGGGGAGAACCAGCCGTTGTGAACAGGGTTGAAGCATACCTGAGCTTGGAGTCTGACAAGAAAATAGTGGGAAATTTTGGGACCTTTGAGTCTGCAGTGCTTGGCGTGGCAAATGTGGATAAATTGCAAGAGTTGAGGAGATCCCGACCTAGAAGAGCTCGGCCTGTG TTGCAGATTCCAGGACCACCTCCTCCAAAAGGCCCAACGATAGAGCATCAGCAGAAGATTGGGCTTTGGGCAGTCAAGCTCCCCTCAGCAGATTCTGTCGTCGTTCGCAGAACACTCTCTATCTTGATCGAGAACCCCCAGGGTCTTCCTGGGGCAAAGGAGAGCTCCGAACACAGGAATAGGAGAAAAGACTTCTGGTCCACTGTGAAGCCCGCACATTTTGGGGTGAAGATTGGCGTGAAATCCCTGCTGGGCATACTTCGGATTAGCACAGTCGGGATATTCATCGGTATTTTAGGGAGAACGGCTTTTGGGAGATGGCTTCTGCTGAAATTCCCTTCAGTTTTCAGCCTGGGTTGGTTTAGAAAGGCAGGCCCCTCTGAGGACGAGGTGAGCAGTGCATCCTTCAAGATGTGGTTTATGGTCAAGGATACAGCAATAGAGACCTTGCTTCAGAGAGTAACAGAAAACCTGACACGGAGATAA
- the LOC116190239 gene encoding probable mitochondrial saccharopine dehydrogenase-like oxidoreductase At5g39410 isoform X2 has protein sequence MAESPVSFDMIILGASGFTGKYVVREALKFLNAPSSPLKSLALAGRSPAKLTGALEWAARPGPPPPGIAILTAEVTDPESLRRLCSQTKLILDCVGPFRLYGEPVVAACVETGCDYLDICGEPEFMEQMEAKYHEKAVQTSSLVISACGFDSVPAELGLMFNSRQWGEPAVVNRVEAYLSLESDKKIVGNFGTFESAVLGVANVDKLQELRRSRPRRARPVIPGPPPPKGPTIEHQQKIGLWAVKLPSADSVVVRRTLSILIENPQGLPGAKESSEHRNRRKDFWSTVKPAHFGVKIGVKSLLGILRISTVGIFIGILGRTAFGRWLLLKFPSVFSLGWFRKAGPSEDEVSSASFKMWFMVKDTAIETLLQRVTENLTRR, from the exons ATGGCGGAATCCCCTGTCTCGTTCGACATGATAATACTCGGAGCCTCCGGTTTCACGGGCAAATACGTGGTGAGGGAGGCCCTCAAGTTCCTCAACGCCCCTTCCTCCCCTCTCAAGTCCCTCGCCTTGGCGGGTCGCAGCCCCGCGAAGCTGACCGGTGCCCTTGAGTGGGCAGCCCGCCCCGGCCCTCCTCCGCCGGGGATAGCCATCCTGACGGCCGAGGTCACTGACCCCGAATCCCTCCGCCGGCTCTGCTCCCAGACGAAGCTTATCCTCGACTGCGTCGGCCCATTTCGGCTCTACGGTGAGCCGGTCGTTGCTGCCTGCGTCGAGACGGG CTGTGATTACTTGGATATATGTGGGGAGCCTGAATTCATGGAGCAAATGGAGGCAAAGTACCACGAAAAGGCAGTCCAGACCAGTTCTCTGGTTATTTCAGCCTGTGGTTTTGATTCAGTTCCAGCAGAATTAGGCTTGATGTTCAACTCAAGGCAGTGGGGAGAACCAGCCGTTGTGAACAGGGTTGAAGCATACCTGAGCTTGGAGTCTGACAAGAAAATAGTGGGAAATTTTGGGACCTTTGAGTCTGCAGTGCTTGGCGTGGCAAATGTGGATAAATTGCAAGAGTTGAGGAGATCCCGACCTAGAAGAGCTCGGCCTGTG ATTCCAGGACCACCTCCTCCAAAAGGCCCAACGATAGAGCATCAGCAGAAGATTGGGCTTTGGGCAGTCAAGCTCCCCTCAGCAGATTCTGTCGTCGTTCGCAGAACACTCTCTATCTTGATCGAGAACCCCCAGGGTCTTCCTGGGGCAAAGGAGAGCTCCGAACACAGGAATAGGAGAAAAGACTTCTGGTCCACTGTGAAGCCCGCACATTTTGGGGTGAAGATTGGCGTGAAATCCCTGCTGGGCATACTTCGGATTAGCACAGTCGGGATATTCATCGGTATTTTAGGGAGAACGGCTTTTGGGAGATGGCTTCTGCTGAAATTCCCTTCAGTTTTCAGCCTGGGTTGGTTTAGAAAGGCAGGCCCCTCTGAGGACGAGGTGAGCAGTGCATCCTTCAAGATGTGGTTTATGGTCAAGGATACAGCAATAGAGACCTTGCTTCAGAGAGTAACAGAAAACCTGACACGGAGATAA
- the LOC116190238 gene encoding lamin-like protein, which produces MISRLAATLVALVVVAESAVGRAALVKVGGPPGWVPNTNYTDWASHQQFHVGDWLNFVFDKYQYDVLEVNKTVYETCNSQAGFITNVTRGGRDVFQLTQPRTYYFLCSRGFCWGGMKVAISVQEPPPPVPAPAKSTATSSARPSLLLTVAALSFFSNPFFSM; this is translated from the exons ATGATTTCGAGGTTGGCAGCGACGTTGGTGGCGTTGGTCGTGGTGGCGGAGAGTGCAGTGGGCAGAGCGGCCCTCGTCAAGGTGGGTGGACCGCCTGGTTGGGTCCCGAACACCAATTACACCGACTGGGCGAGCCACCAGCAATTCCACGTCGGGGACTGGCTTA ATTTTGTGTTCGACAAGTATCAGTACGACGTGCTGGAGGTGAACAAGACGGTGTACGAGACCTGCAACAGCCAAGCCGGCTTCATCACCAACGTCACCCGCGGCGGCCGGGATGTCTTCCAGCTCACCCAGCCCCGCACCTACTACTTCCTCTGCAGCCGCGGCTTCTGCTGGGGCGGGATGAAGGTCGCCATCTCCGTCCAAGAGCCCCCTCCCCCTGTTCCCGCCCCCGCCAAGAGCACCGCCACCTCCTCCGCCCGCCCTTCCCTCCTCCTCACTGTAGCAGCTCTGTCTTTCTTCTCCAATCCTTTCTTCTCCATGTGA
- the LOC116190234 gene encoding UDP-glycosyltransferase 13-like, which translates to MTDMSLVSAVLPVTRALAIPNYVLFTSSARMLTLFVSSHRIFNWKVMAEETDEVQIPGQEPMPIRWIPSSFLQDENDFLRNYLVENGRSMMESEGILINTFEDFEHDTLKALNDGKVISTLPHVCEFRKQNSHLEESDEGAGEGLLSSGFRFLWVVKDKKVDRDDGEELDMVVGRELMTRLRERGLVMKSWVAQNEILRHHAIGGFVTHCGWNSIVEAIWNGVPILAWPQHGDQKINSSLVLRSGIGIWEERWGWPITEPAVKAEKIAARIKEMMCNELLRSRARAMKEAARNAIAIDGSSTKGLMELIGLWKNEGT; encoded by the exons ATGACGGACATGAGCTTGGTCTCTGCTGTTCTTCCCGTGACCAGGGCACTCGCGATCCCAAATTATGTCTTGTTCACATCATCTGCTAGGATGTTGACGCTCTTCGTATCGAGCCACAGGATATTCAACTGGAAAGTTATGGCAGAAGAGACGGATGAGGTTCAGATACCGGGTCAAGAACCGATGCCCATCAGGTGGATTCCTTCATCCTTCCTCCAAGACGAGAACGACTTCTTGCGAAACTACCTCGTCGAGAATGGAAGGAGTATGATGGAATCCGAGGGGATACTGATCAACACGTTTGAGGATTTTGAGCACGATACACTAAAGGCACTGAATGATGGGAAAGTCATAAGCACATTGCCTCA TGTATGTGAGTTTCGGAAGCAGAACAGCCATCTCGAGGAATCAGATGAGGGAGCTGGGGAAGGGCTATTGAGCAGCGGCTTCAGGTTCCTCTGGGTCGTGAAAGATAAGAAAGTTGATCGAGACGATGGAGAAGAGCTGGACATGGTGGTAGGGCGAGAATTAATGACAAGGTTGCGCGAGAGAGGGTTAGTCATGAAGAGTTGGGTGGCCCAGAATGAGATACTGAGGCACCACGCAATCGGTGGATTCGTGACTCACTGTGGGTGGAACTCGATCGTGGAGGCGATTTGGAATGGAGTGCCCATTCTAGCTTGGCCTCAGCACGGAGACCAGAAGATAAACTCGAGTCTCGTGTTGAGAAGCGGAATCGGGATATGGGAAGAGAGATGGGGATGGCCAATTACAGAGCCTGCAGTGAAAGCGGAGAAAATTGCCGCAAGGATCAAGGAGATGATGTGCAATGAACTGTTGAGATCACGAGCACGGGCCATGAAAGAAGCAGCTAGGAATGCTATCGCTATCGACGGAAGTTCGACCAAGGGATTGATGGAACTCATTGGCTTGTGGAAGAACGAGGGAACGTGA